ACCACTGATACTTAAGGTTCGTACCTTCGGCAGCCACAGAAATTGTGTGTGAATTGCCTTGGCAAACAGTTTTCGATTGTGGCTCCTGCGTAATCTTGGTCGGGATGTCAATCGTTACTCTAAACTCATCTGTCTTCGCCTTGGTACCGCAAACGTCAATAATGTTAACCATCCATGTTCCCTCGTGGTCAGCCTTAACTGATTGTGCATAGGAAAGTGATGGCTGCAGAGTAGTTGTCATTAACACGCCGTCTTTATACCACTCAAAAAAGATGTATCCGTATTCTTCCTTTGTTGCAATCTTCATGGACAGCGGATCGCCCTGACATACGGCAATACTTGATGGTTGCGGTTTGACGATAGGCGTAACGCAGGGACGAATTACCTTAATCTTGCCATACCAGTATGGCTGATTGTAGTCTGGTGGGTACGATTCAGCACAACTCTTGGTATTATTGGGGACTTCCTTTACCCGGATGTAGTAGTCACCAGGCTTTGTGTCGGTTGGCAGTGTGAACTTATAGACAAGTTCGCCATAGTAGTCATATTTATAATCCCAGGTGGTTACGTCGTCGCTTAAACTCTTCCACGTTGTACCGCCGTCTCCCGAGAGCTCAACCGCGAATTTCGAGTCTGGAAACCTTCCACTATAATAATAGATCCAGAAGTAAGCAGCTACAACGTCACCGGGTGCAACGGTCAGAGCCTGGTCACTCCAAACATACTGTCCGGTTTTAGCGTCAATGAAATAGTCAAAAACTAGTTGGCCATTCCAGTTCCAGCAGTCCTGGGCTTTTACCCCGACGCTTGACTGGAATAGCAACACTGCAAACACAAATAATGTTGCAAAAGATTTCATACAAAGAACCCTTCGTTGGTTAAATCCTGAATTGTTTTCAATGGTACTGTGCGGTTCATACAGTATGCTCAAAAAACACCTGTTGGCATTAACACATCCGGAGCTGAAAACGCAATGTAATTCAACGAATCTGTCAACACGCTATGAAACCAGTTTACAACAATAACACTTAGTAGGGATTATTGTTACTTTGGGGGTCGGTTACTAAAACTACAAAATGTTGTAACAACTAGATAATTAAAGTCCTTACGACGCAACGGTGCTGTTCATGGTTCCGATTTGATGCAGCGTGTTTACCCGGATAACAAGGGCATACCCCATAAATAAAACGGCTCTCCTCTGATATCAGAGGAGAGCCGTGTGTAAAATCGGCAGATTGATGGTTACGGGTTATCTGACAACGTTGAGCTTGATGTAGAACGAACCTGCCGGATTGGCAATGATGACGTTGTACACACCCGATGGGACAGGCAAGCCTGCAGCATCACTCAGGTTCCATACGGTAGCAGACTGTGTGGGGTGCAGGGTGGCAACCACGGCACCGTGAGCATCGACGATCGAGATGGTTGATGCGACAGTTTCACCGGTGTTGATGGTAACGCTTCCGCTTGCCGGGTTCGGATAGATGCTCATACCGGCATTCAGGGCGTCCAGAGTAACCGATGATGCTATTTCGCATGTTCCATTGGCGCCGACAGTAGAGTTGCCGCCGGTGCTGGACTTGATGGCAAAGCTGGCAGTGTAGCTACCTACTTCGTGCGGGGTAAACTCGGCACATACTTCCTTGGTGCTACCGGCTGGGACCTCAACGGGCAGCGGAGTAGTGATGCTGAACAGCGAAGCATTGGTACCGCTGACCTGGATATCATCAATGGTAATGTTGGTTGACGAGGTGTTGTTAATGGTGAAGCACTTGATCCGTGTTTCGTTCTTGTCGGCAGTACCAAACTCTACCGTCTGGTCAGTTGTGTACAGCACAACACCGTTGCCGCTGATCGCTGCCGTGCTTGCGCCTTCGGTGGCGGTGGACTGAATGTTCAGTGTGGCGGTGGAGGTGCCAACAAAACTGGGCGTGAATTTGATTTTTACGGTGAGTGACTCACCTTTATTCAGTGTGTTGGCAACCGGAGCGGTAACCACGAAGTCAGCCGCATTGGGACCGCTGAAGCTAAAGCCGTTTACGGTTATCGGTACGTTGCCTGCATTCATGACCAGTGCATCAAAGGTAACTTCGTTGCTGTAGCCAAAGGGTACGTTGCCGGCGTCAAGAGTCGGTGACGAAACGGCGATGGTCGGCACCAGCGAGTTGGGATCGATCACGGTAACGCGTGCAGGACGAGAGTTTACGCTGCCGCAGACGTTGGTGATCACAGCCTGATAGAAACCGGCATCGCTGAGCTTAACGTCGGTCAGTGTGAGTGTGGCCTCGGTTCCCTTGGCCACTTCCTTACCGTTACGGAGCCATACAACTTCCTGTGCACCCTGATTATTTACTGTCAGCGTTACGGTTTCACCAACCTCGGCAATCGCGTCGGCAGGCTGCGAGGTGAGTACCGGTAATGAGTACACCTTCACTTCGGCGACCTTACTGGTTGCAAAAAAGCCGCACATGCTGCTCACCTGCACAGAGTACGAGCCCTGCTGTGCGGGAGTAACATTGTTGAGTTCAAGAGCGTAGTTGTTTGACCGCGGAATCGGAGCCCCTTTAAAGAACCACTGATACTGAAGATCTGCGCCTTCAGAAATCGCGGTAAGGGTAATGTCAGACCCGGCACAAACGTCGGCCGAGGCAGGTTGTTCAGTAATGGTTGGGGCATCATAAACGCCAACATAGACGCGGCCCGAGGTGGCGTCGGCCAGACAGCCGGTTTCAGCCGAACCCGGAACAACTACATACACCCAGTAGAAGCCGTTGTCGCGTTCTGAGATAGCGTCAATTGTTAAATTCTTTTGGTTCTCGCCAAGCATTGGCTTGTCGCCCTTGTACCACTGATAGGCCAGGATGGTGCCTGTGGTATTGGCCGTAAGGGTAACCTTTGCACCGGGACAGTAGGTACCACCAGCGAGTGGCACCGTAAAGCTTGGTTTTACAGGGACAGCAATGGTTGCAACATCACTGGTGTCGGGATCACCGCAGGTACCATTAACAATAACCTGATACAAGCCTTCATTCTCCGAAGATGCACTGGGGATGTTAATGGATGTTCCTGTAGCACCCATGATTGGGGAACCATTTTTATACCACTGGTATCTCAGGGATGTGCCTTCAGCAGCCACGGTGATTATGTGTGAATTGCCCTGGCAAACAGTTTTCGATTGTGGCTCCTGAGTGATTCTGGTTGGAATATCAATCGATACTTTAAACTCATTTGTTTTTGCCTTTGTGCCACAAACATCGATGATGTTAACCATCCACGTTCCCTCGTGGTTTGCCTTTACGGATTGCGCATAGGTTAGGACGGGTTGCAGCGTGGTTGTAACAAGCTCACCATTGCGGTACCATTCAAAGAAAATGTAGCCGTACTCTTCCTTGGTTGCAATCTTCATCGTGAGCGGGTCTCCCTGACACACGGCAATATTCGACGGTTGTGGTTTTACTACCGGCGTAACACACGGGCGTACAACCTTGATTTTTCCGTACCAGTACGGCTGGTTGTAGTCTGGCGGATACGATTGCGCACACCCGCCGTCGGTAGGGACTTCTTTCAGTCGAATGAAATAGTCGCCCGGCTTTAAGTCATTTGGGAGCGTAAGGCGATCATGAAACATTCCATAGTAATCATATTTATATGACCACGGTGGGTTGCTGCTTGTACTTAAATCATCAGCAGTATATGTTTTTATTACCGTCCAGCTTGAACCACCATCGCCCGAAATTTCAAATACAAACGAGGCGTTTTTGGGAAGAAAGGTACCGTAACTGGCATAATAGGAATAGTAGTAAAAGTAAAAATATGGGTCAATTACTCCGCCCGGATAGGTTTGAACCTGACCATCTGAATAAATATACTGGCCCGTCTGGGTGTCAATAAAGTACTGGAAATACGTATATCCCATGTAATTCCAACACGTTTGCGCTTTTGCACCGGTGTGGGTTTGAAGCGCGATGGCAGTAAACACCAACAATGTAGCAAGTGATTTCAACATCGTGTAAACCTTGAATAATGATTACGTGAAAACTTTTTCAATCCGCACAGAGTTTTTCATCCAATGCTGTAGGCGTGCCATACGGAATGCTGGTTGAATTCAGAATTGTACGTGGAGCAACACCGACAATCTGACAGCTTGTACGAAGAAAATCAACCAGTCAAGTGCCCGACAATCTGGCAGGTAGTAAAATAAGTTAGCACCCGAGCCAGACGTAACACAGCTTGAACGTAATATCGTTAGCACCTGAAGCGGGTTTTGGTTACAACGTTTATGAGTAACCAACAAGTGCAGAGTATGCTGCTCATCACTGTGTTTTGTGGTAAGGCTGTTGTTCCCTTACGGTTAATGAAGTTGAGTGAGGTCAAAAAAAGAAGTAAGAAAAAAACATGTCAAGGCAGAAAGAAGAGTATTCACATAGTGTAAGTAGCAATGTTCAGAAATAAAAAAGAACGGCTCTCCTCTGATTTCAGAGGAGAGCCGTGTGTAAAATCGGCAGATTGATGGTTACGGGTTATCTGACAACGTTGAGCTTGATGTAGAACGAACCTGCCGGATTGGCAATGATGACGTTGTACACACCCGATGGGACAGGCAAGCCTGCTGCATCACTCAGGTTCCACACGGTAGCAGACTGTGTTGGGTGCAGGGTGGCAACCACGGCACCGTGTGCATCGACAATCGAGATGGTTGATGCGACAGTTTCACCGGTGTTGATGGTAACGCTTCCGCTTGCCGGGTTCGGATAGATGCTCATACCGGCATTCAGGGCGTCCAGAGTAACCGATGATGCGATTTCGCATGTTCCATTGGCGCCGACGGAAGAGTTTCCGCCGGTGCTGGACTTGATGGCAAAGCTTGCAGTGTAGCTACCTACTTCGTGCGGGGTAAACTCAGCGCATACTTCCTTGGTGGTACCGGCGGGGATGCTAACCGGTAGCGGTGTGGTAACTCGGAACAGCGAAGTATTGGTACCGCTGACCTGGATGTCATCAATGGTAATGTTGGTTGACGAGGTGTTGTTGATGGTGAAGCACTTGATCCGTGTTTCGTTCTTGTCGGCAGTACCAAACTCTACCGTCGGGTCAGTTGTGTACAGCACAACACCGTTGCCGCTGATCGCTGCCGTGCTTTCGCCTTCGGCGGCGGTGGACTGAATGTTCAGTGTGGCGGTGGAGGTGCCAACAAAACTGGGCGTGAATTTAATCTTCACGGTGAGTGACTCACCTTTATTCAGTGTGTTGGCAACCGGAGCGGTGACAACGAAGTCGGCTGCGTTTGGACCGCTGAAACTAAAGCCGTTTACGGTAATCGGCACGTTGCCTGCATTCATGACCAGTGCATCAAAGGTAACTTCGTTGCTGTAGCCAAAGGGTACGTTGCCGGCGTCAAGAGTCGGTGACGAAACAGTGATGGTCGGCACCAGCGAGTTGGGATCGATCACGGTAACGCGTGCAAGACGAGAGTTTACGCTGCCGCAGACGTTGGTGACCACTGCCTGATAGAAACCGGCATCACTGAGCTTGACGTCGGTCAGTGTGAGTGTAGCCTCGGTTCCCTTGGCCACTTCCTTACCGTTACGGAGCCATACAACTTCCTGTGCACCCTGATTATTTACTGTCAGCGTTACGGTTTCACCGACCTCGGCAATTGCGTCGGCGGGCTGCGATGTGAGCACCGGTAATGAGTACACCTTCACTTCGGCGACCTTACTGGTTGCAAAAAAGCCGCACATGCTGCTCACCTGCACCGAGTATGAACCCTGCTGTGCGGGAGTAACATTGTTGAGTTCAAGAGCGAAGTTGTTTGACTGCGGAATCGGAGCCCCTTTAAAGAACCACTGATACTGAAGATCTGCGCCTTCAGACGTAACTGTAAGGGTAATGTCAGATCCGGCACAAACGTCGGCGGAGGCAGGTTGTTCGGTAATGGTTGGTGCATCATATACGCCAACATAGACGCGGCCCGAGGTGGCGTCGGCCAAACAGCCGGTTTCGGCAGATCCGGGAACGACCACGTACACCCAGTAGAAGCCGTTGTCGCGTTCTGAGATATTATCAATCGTTAGTGTTCTCTGATGAGCGCCAAGAATTGATTTATCGCCTTTGTACCACTGGTAGGCCAGGATGTTGCCTGTTGTTTGAGCCGAAAGAGTAGCCTTGCTGCCCGGACAGAAGGTTCCGCCTGCAAGCGGAGTTGTAAACTGCGGTTTAATCGGCACTGCGATGGTGGCTGTCTCGCTGGTGTCGGGGTCACCGCAGGTACCGTTAACGATTACCTGGTACACACCTTCGTTATCGGAAGAGGCGCTGGGGATGTTGATTGTCGGCGTTGTTGCACCCGGCATGGCGGTGCCATCCTTATACCACTGATACTTAAGGTTCGTACCTTCGGCAGTAACGCTGATCGTGTGTGAGTTCCCCTGGCATACCGTACGGTTTTGCGGTTCCTGGGTGATCTTTGTTGGAATATCAATTGCAACCCTAAATTCTTTCGTTTGTGCTTTGGTACCGCAAACGTCAATAATGTTTACGTACCAGGTGCCCTCATGATTTGCCTTTACAGACTGCGGATACGAGAGAGTGGGTTGCAGCGTAGTTGTCATTAGCGAACCGTCGCGATACCATTCAAAAAAGACATATCCGTAATCTTCCTTAGTATCAATCTTCATGGACAGCGGATCACCCTGACATACGGCAATATTTGATGGCTGCGTATTTACAACCGGAGTGACGCACTTGCGTTTGACGGTCAGGTTCCCAATCTGGCCGGAAAATGAGTCAGGCGAGTATCCAATACCACAGCTCCCGTCATCCTTAATGTTTTTCTCGCAGATGCGCAGATAATAGCTTCCGGGCTTCATGGTGGTAGGGATTGTATAGTCAACAAAATGATAGCCATACAGCACACCCCAGTAATAGTACCACGGCGAATTGGAATTACTCTGATTGGTTGTGGTGTAGTACGTGAGTGTATCAACAGATACGGTACGAATGTCCGTCCATGTTGTCTTGTCGTCGGATATCTGAATCTTCCACTCTGTATTCTTGGGCTTACCATAGCTGTTGTAGTAATTCAGGTAGTACATGTAGAACACAGGACGGATTTTATCGCCTTGATAGACAGTGATAGAGTTCCCCAAACCATAATAATAGTTATACGAGGGATCGCCGAAGCCGTTAAAGTACGTATAGCCCTGATAGTTCCAGCACGTCTGAGCTTTAACAGCTGCGCCGGAAATAGCAAGCAAGGTTATAAGAACTAAAGTAGAAAAGAACGATTTCATTCTACCATCCATGAATTGGTTGTTAAAAGTTGTTTGTTTGCCTTGTTTGAGTATTACTATATCTACATCTTGCACAAAATACGATAAAATCTTACCTTGTCAAGACAAAATGCCACTATGTAGTGACATAAAAAGGAAAAAGGTCACCGACCGCTACCTGTGCCCGAGGCGTACTGCCATCCCGTCGGAATTACTGGTACTTGTTATGACACATTTTTGCTGATAAAGGGGCTTTGCCAGCAGCGGTAAATGACTGTGTACCAAAAAAATGCCACAAGGTCTTCTCAGTAATCCAAACCCCTTAAAAAAAACGGCTCCCCGCTATTCGTGAGGAGCCGCATGGTGAAAGGGCGACAAATTACATTTTCAGATTATCTGACAATATAGAGCGTCATGAAGTACGAGCCTGTCAAATTGGCAATGATAATGGTGTATGATCCCGACGGCAACGTTTGACCTGACGAAGTTGTCAGGTCCCATGCAGTAACTGACTGCGTTGGATGAAGAGTGGCTACAACAATGCCCTGGGCATCCACAATGGTGATGGTAGAGGCTATCGTTTCACCAGTGTTGATGGTGACGTTTCCATTTACCGGATTCGGGTAGATGCTCATACCGTCATTCAGGGCGTCCAGAGTAACCGATGATGCGATTTCGCATGTTCCATTGGCGCCGACGGAAGAGTTGCCGCCGGTGCTGGACTTGATGGCAAAGCTGGCAGTGTAGCTACCTACTTCGTGCGGGGTAAACTCAGCGCATACTTCCTTGGTGGTACCGGCGGGGATGCTAACCGGTAGCGGTGTGGTAACTCGGAACAGCGAAGCATTGGTACCGCTGACCTGGATGTCATCAATGGTAATGTTGGTTGACGAGGTGTTGTTAATGGTGAAGCACTTGATCCGTGTTTCATTCTTGTCGGCAGTACCAAACTCTACCGTCTGGTCAGTTGTGTACTGCACAACACCACTGCCACTGATTTCAACACTGCTTTCGCCATCGGTGGCGGTGGACTGGATGTTCAGTGTGGCGGTGGAGGCGCCCACTGAGCTTGGCGTGAATTTGATTTTTACGGTGAGTGACTCGCCTTTATTCAGTGTGTTGGCAACCGGAGCGGTGACAACGAAGTCTGTGGCGTTGGGACCGCTGAAGCTTAAGCCGTTTACTGTAATCGGTACGTTGCCTGCATTCATGACCAGTGCATCGAAGGTAATTTCATTGCTGTAGCCAAAGGGTACGTTGCCGGCGTCAAGGGTAGGTGACGAAACAGCGATGGTCGGTACCAGCGAGTTGGGGTCGATCACGGTAACGCGTGCCAGACGAGAGTTTATGCTGCCGCAGACGTTGGTGATCACAGCCTGATAGAAACCGGCATCACTGAGCTTAACGTCTGTCAGTGTGAGTGTGGCTTCTGTTCCCTTGGCCACTTCCTTACCGTTACGGAGCCATACAACTTCCTGTGCACCCTGATTGTTTACTGTCAGCGTTACGGTTTCACCAACCTCGGCAATCGCGTCGGCAGGCTGCGAGGTGAGTACCGGTAGCGAGTACACATTCACTTCGGCAACCTTACTGGTTGTAAAGAAGCCGCACATGCTGCTCACCTGCACCGAGTATGAACCCTGCTGTGCGGGAGTAATGTTGTTGAGCTCTAGAGCGTAGTTGTTTGACTGCGGAATCGGAGCCCCTTTAAAGAACCACTGATACTGAAGATCTGCACCTTCAGCATTTACGGTAAGAGTAATGTCGGACCCTTCACAAACGTTGGCGGAGGTAGGTTGTTCGGTAATGGTTGGTGCATCATAAACGCCAACATAGACGCGGCCCGAGGTAGCGTCGGCCAAACAGCCGGTTTCGGCAGATCCGGGAACGACCACGTACACCCAGTAGAAGCCATTGTCGTGTTCTGAGATATTATCAATTGTTAGTGTTCTCTGATTAGCGCCAAGAATTGGCTGATCGCCCTTGTACCACTGATAGGCCAGGATATTGCCTGTTGTTTGCGCCGAGAGAGTAGCCTTGCTGCCCGGACAGAAAGTTCCACCGGCAAGCGGAGTTGTAAACTGCGGTTTAATCGGAACTGCGATAGTGGCTGTCTCGCTTGTGTCCGGGTCACCGCAGGTACCGTTAACGATTACCTGGTACACACCTTCGTTATCGGAAGAGGCACTGGGGATGTTTATTGTCGGCGTTGTTGCACCCGGCATGGCGGTGCCATCCTTATACCACTGATACGTAAGGTTCGTGCCTTCGGCAGAAACGCTGATCGTGTGTGAATTTCCCTGGCACACCGTTCGGTTTTGCGGTTCCTGGGTGATTTTGGTTGGAATATCGATTGTAACCTTGAATTCGTTCGTTTGTGCCTTTGTACCACATACGTCAATAATGTTTACGTACCAGGTGCCTTCATGATTTTCTTTTGACGATTCGGGGAATGACAGCGTCGGAGCCAGCGTGGTGGTTACGAGTGTACCATTGCGGTACCATTCAAAAAAGATGTAACCGTACTCTTCCTTAGTTGCGATTTTCATTGTGAGCGGATCGCCCTGACAAATAGAAATGTTCGACGGCTGCGGACTAATTACCGGAGTAACACACGGACGTTTCACCGTCATCTTACCATAGGTATAGGTGTTGGGTGCATTCGACACACCACAGCCGCTGGATTTTTCTTCACGTCCACGTACAACGTAATCACCTGGAGCCAGGTTGGTTGGCAGGGTAATTTTGTCGTAAAAGTAACCGTAATAGGTGGATCGGGTGTACCACGGCGGATTGGTTCTGTTGTTTAGGTCATCATATTCCCAGGTTTTTAAAACCTTCCAGGTAACACCATCATCCTTTGAAATTTCAAAATGCCATTTGGAATCCTTCGGAGGGAACTGGTTCCCGTTGTTCCTATAGTAGGTGTAGGCATACAGGTACATGTGTGGCTGGATTACATCTCCGGGAAGAACTACTAACGGAGTACCATTGTAATAGTACAGGCGGTTGCCGGTTTTGGTGTCAACAAAATAGTTGAAGTAAAAACTGGCTTGCCGGTCCCAACAGGTTTGCGAATACACTTTTGATCCAACCGTACTCCACAAAAGCAGAACTATAAAAATAGTTAAAAGATGTTTCATTAAATTACCCTTTCGTGTGAAACTGAAAGCAGATAGTGAGGCGCCACAATGGCATATAATTCAATGATTGAGCGACAAAATAGCAGATATTGTTTATGCAATGCAAGTCAAATTGTTAGTTATTCTGAAAATATGCAGAATCTGTTTGCGTAAAAACGCCATAATAGCATGCAATAGCTCAATATGACACTGCTTGTGAGGGTTACGTATTTTTACTGACATTTCAGGACGTTGTGAAGAACACCGTATAAAGCTGTACTTTTAAATCGGTATTTGAAAATGCCACAATTCAGATAACAGCATGAGAACAAACCATACAAGTGGGCCGACAGATGATTTTATCGAAGGGCTTCGGCAACGTTTTGCATTACATCCGGAAAGGCACACTGAGATTGCGTGGTCAGATGTTAGAACAATGCTTATAGAAACGCCGGAGGTACTGAACGCGGTGTATGGTATGGAAATAACAGGTGGCGAGCCTGATGTTGTAGTGCTTGACAGTTTGCAGCAGCAAATAATACTGTGCGATTGTTCCGCTGAATCGCCTGTTCAGCGCAGAAGTTTATGTTACGATGATCCTGCATTGCAGGCCAGGAAGACCAATAAACCGGCAGGGAGCGCAGAGGGCATGGCCCAGAGGATGGGGATTGAGTTACTTACTGAATCAATGTATTTGTCACTGCAACACCTGGGTCCGTTTGATACCAAAACCTCAAGCTGGATTCAAACGCCACCTGAGATGAGAGTACGGGGAGGAGCACTTTTCGGTGCCTGCCGGTTCGGCAGGATATTCTTTTATCACAACTCCGCCGAGTCGTATTACGCGGGTCGCGGATTTCGAGGCTTTGTCCGCCTGCGTGGATAATTGCCGGTTGCTGGATCAGTAAAGTCTGGTCGATGAATTAAAAAAAAGCAATATTCTTTGTATGATGATACTCAAATCCGGTGGCTGTTTGATCGTTGGTTTGTTTATCTGCTGTGTGTATAGGGCAGCGGGACAGGCGGTGATCGAGCTACCTGTGGACCCTGCTACGAAACAGGTTCCGTACACTCTGCGGGGTCATAATACAGAAGCCTCAAATGAAGCGGTGTGGTACATTTCACCGTCGGCTACAGAGGTGATCAGCCGTCTTAGACCCGGTGTTTTCAGATGGCCCGGTGGAAATACTGCAAACAACTACGACTGGAAGGCGCATGTAAAGGACAATCGCCGGTTAACCATTGCCGTGTTGCAGCAGGTGTCAGCCAGGTACGGTACACAGCCTCAAATCGTTGTCAACTATGGCACCGGATCCGCTGCTGATGCTGCCGAACTTGTCCGATTCTGTAACAGCACATCTGACTGGTACCGGCAACAGCGAGAGAAGATGCTGTTAGGCGACTCGACCCGGCTGGATGTACAGATGTGGGAAATTGGCAACGAAAATGCCTATGCCTGGGCGTTTGCTCGTACCAGGAAAACATCTTCTACCGTAGCGGAGAGCCGTCCCGACATCTCACCAGGAAAAGTATTGACAGCCTGTACTACTACGGTGGCTCGTTTGATCGTAGCGGTTGGGTACGGGTTGTTGGCGGACTGGATAAGATCACGGCTGTTTTGGGTGACGTGAAATTGTATCAGCATCCGGTAACCGGAGATACCATTCGTGTCAAATATCCAAAACTCGATACTAAAAATCGGGATGGTATCCACGTATATCATACACCGAACTTCGACCGCAACTGGGCTAACGTAACCGCATCAATGCAGCAGTTGTACGATTCGATTTCGCAGCCGCATAATAAATTGGAGTTGAGTGACTTTACGTTTACTGATTCGGTCGTAATTATTCACCCGGAAGTTCCCATTGAAGGGGGCTCTGTTATCCTGATCGAATACAAGTCGGTTGGACATGACGGTGCATTTGCTTTCAGGGACTCCATTAAAGCTGCTGACCCGAATGTGATGGTTGGCTATAACGTTGATGTGGAGAATCTGGAAACGGATGCCACGTTCAGGCTGGACTTCGCCCGGCATCCGCCTGACTTCATGATCAAGCATCCGTACCCGTCCGTTACGGTTCAGGCTGCTTACAAGGGTTTACGTACCGAGGCAGTTTTTCAGGCGGAGCGTACAGCTACAAACCTGGTTCAGGAACAAGTCCGGTGGGATGGACGGCAAATTGCATGACAACTTCCGGACAAGGTAGGGATAGGAGTAACAGAATGGAATAGCGCCCTGTGTGATGAGTGTACGGCGAATCATCCGATACGCGGCATTGTTAGCGGTGTCTATGTGGCGAGTTTCTGGGCCAACATGATTGCCAGACATCTTGAGGATTCTATCCGGCTGGCAGCCCTGAACCATTTTGCCCTCGTGGCAACCGGAAACAACTTTATTCACCTGTTCCATACCAAGGCTGCAGGTCTTCGTCATACGCCGGGTGTTGAGGGCGTAGCTGCCACAATGGTTATGGAAACCATCGGAACACAGTTTTTCCCTGTACATATCGAAAACGCCCCTGTAGTAACGGTGTTCACAAATGCACCTGCTGACACGGCACAGATCCCGGCGCTCGAAGCCTGGGGGGGCGTGGGGGACGGAGATACGGTGAACCTGCTGGTTATTAATCGTGATGACAATAAAACAAATACCATTACAGTTCGGGTTCCTGCATCGTGGGGAGCACGCACGGCTGAGGTGAAAACATTGTTCGGTTCTGCCGATAGTTCGGATTTCTATACTGACTCGATCCCGTTTACGATCGCTGGCGATGTTATTACAATTAACCTCCCCGTCCTGTCGGTTACCACAATACGAATTCCCCGGCTGAAGGGAACCGGGATTGCGGTGACCGACGGTGAGCCGGAAGCCGGCATGGCTATTCTGCCCAATCCCGCATTGAACGCAATAGCTATTACGGGCAGCCGTGACCTGAACGAAGACGTCTTGCGGATCGTAACTGTGTACGGCGACTGTGTGCAGACGGTACGTACCCCGAAGCTTTCTGCCAACGAAAAGTTTTTCATTGACCTTACAGTCCTTCCCTCCGGATTTTATTTGGCAGAATGGGAAGTGTCCGGTACCTGTTTCTCAAAAAAAATGGTGGTGCTTAAGTAAGCACCACCATGGATTTGTATTCAATCCGTGTTGTTCTGGATGAGTTGTATCGG
This is a stretch of genomic DNA from Ignavibacteria bacterium. It encodes these proteins:
- a CDS encoding immunoglobulin domain-containing protein, translating into MLKSLATLLVFTAIALQTHTGAKAQTCWNYMGYTYFQYFIDTQTGQYIYSDGQVQTYPGGVIDPYFYFYYYSYYASYGTFLPKNASFVFEISGDGGSSWTVIKTYTADDLSTSSNPPWSYKYDYYGMFHDRLTLPNDLKPGDYFIRLKEVPTDGGCAQSYPPDYNQPYWYGKIKVVRPCVTPVVKPQPSNIAVCQGDPLTMKIATKEEYGYIFFEWYRNGELVTTTLQPVLTYAQSVKANHEGTWMVNIIDVCGTKAKTNEFKVSIDIPTRITQEPQSKTVCQGNSHIITVAAEGTSLRYQWYKNGSPIMGATGTSINIPSASSENEGLYQVIVNGTCGDPDTSDVATIAVPVKPSFTVPLAGGTYCPGAKVTLTANTTGTILAYQWYKGDKPMLGENQKNLTIDAISERDNGFYWVYVVVPGSAETGCLADATSGRVYVGVYDAPTITEQPASADVCAGSDITLTAISEGADLQYQWFFKGAPIPRSNNYALELNNVTPAQQGSYSVQVSSMCGFFATSKVAEVKVYSLPVLTSQPADAIAEVGETVTLTVNNQGAQEVVWLRNGKEVAKGTEATLTLTDVKLSDAGFYQAVITNVCGSVNSRPARVTVIDPNSLVPTIAVSSPTLDAGNVPFGYSNEVTFDALVMNAGNVPITVNGFSFSGPNAADFVVTAPVANTLNKGESLTVKIKFTPSFVGTSTATLNIQSTATEGASTAAISGNGVVLYTTDQTVEFGTADKNETRIKCFTINNTSSTNITIDDIQVSGTNASLFSITTPLPVEVPAGSTKEVCAEFTPHEVGSYTASFAIKSSTGGNSTVGANGTCEIASSVTLDALNAGMSIYPNPASGSVTINTGETVASTISIVDAHGAVVATLHPTQSATVWNLSDAAGLPVPSGVYNVIIANPAGSFYIKLNVVR
- a CDS encoding immunoglobulin domain-containing protein, which translates into the protein MKSFFSTLVLITLLAISGAAVKAQTCWNYQGYTYFNGFGDPSYNYYYGLGNSITVYQGDKIRPVFYMYYLNYYNSYGKPKNTEWKIQISDDKTTWTDIRTVSVDTLTYYTTTNQSNSNSPWYYYWGVLYGYHFVDYTIPTTMKPGSYYLRICEKNIKDDGSCGIGYSPDSFSGQIGNLTVKRKCVTPVVNTQPSNIAVCQGDPLSMKIDTKEDYGYVFFEWYRDGSLMTTTLQPTLSYPQSVKANHEGTWYVNIIDVCGTKAQTKEFRVAIDIPTKITQEPQNRTVCQGNSHTISVTAEGTNLKYQWYKDGTAMPGATTPTINIPSASSDNEGVYQVIVNGTCGDPDTSETATIAVPIKPQFTTPLAGGTFCPGSKATLSAQTTGNILAYQWYKGDKSILGAHQRTLTIDNISERDNGFYWVYVVVPGSAETGCLADATSGRVYVGVYDAPTITEQPASADVCAGSDITLTVTSEGADLQYQWFFKGAPIPQSNNFALELNNVTPAQQGSYSVQVSSMCGFFATSKVAEVKVYSLPVLTSQPADAIAEVGETVTLTVNNQGAQEVVWLRNGKEVAKGTEATLTLTDVKLSDAGFYQAVVTNVCGSVNSRLARVTVIDPNSLVPTITVSSPTLDAGNVPFGYSNEVTFDALVMNAGNVPITVNGFSFSGPNAADFVVTAPVANTLNKGESLTVKIKFTPSFVGTSTATLNIQSTAAEGESTAAISGNGVVLYTTDPTVEFGTADKNETRIKCFTINNTSSTNITIDDIQVSGTNTSLFRVTTPLPVSIPAGTTKEVCAEFTPHEVGSYTASFAIKSSTGGNSSVGANGTCEIASSVTLDALNAGMSIYPNPASGSVTINTGETVASTISIVDAHGAVVATLHPTQSATVWNLSDAAGLPVPSGVYNVIIANPAGSFYIKLNVVR